The sequence GCAGGAATTTTACTTTTTTATTTACTCTTAACTCTTTTAAACAAACTTGAAAAAACATCTTTCTTTTACAAGAATTCAATTTTAATAGCTTTTGCCACATCGGGGCTATTTTTATTACATCCGGTACAAACCCAAACCGTATCTTATATCATTCAGGGAAGACTTGAAGGGCTTGCATCCATGCTTATTCTTGCCAACCTGTTAATTTTAGTTAATGCACTTTTAACAAATAATAAAATTTTAAAGACAGCTCTGTTTATTTTAAGCGCAGTAATTTCGATACTATCATTTGGCTCGAAAGAAATAATAGTTATAACTCCAATTTTACTATTTTTGTGTGATTGGTTTTTTATATCAAAAAGCAACTGGTCAGATTTTAAAACCAGAATATTTTATCATCTTGGATTTGCCGCTTTTTTTTATCTTTTTTATTTTTCAAAGTATATGGATTTTAGTTTTTTCACACGTGCAGTATCATTAAAAATGGTAACAGCAAATAATCGAGGCAATATTTTAACAAACCATGCGCAAGATGTCATAAAACCGTTGGAATTTTTAATTTCAGAATTTAAAGTAATTTTACACTATCTCTGGATATTTATAGTTCCATTTGGAATAAGCGTAGAGTACGACTGGAAGCTAAGTACAGGATTTTTTTCAGCCGATTCATTTTTTCCATTTTTAGTATTATTTGCAATCGTTATTTTTATAATTTATTCAATAATTAATAAAAAAAATAGTTTATTGGTCTTTGGATTATCATGGTTTTTTATAACAATTGCACCAAGAACAACTATAATTCCATCACCGGAACTTTTATGCGACTATAAAACTTATTTGGCATCTATTGGTTGGTTATTTTTACTTGCATCAGCGCTTGTTTATGTTGCCATATTTATCGCAAGTCAAATAAGAAACATAAAGGTTCAATTCTTACAATTTGCCCAAATTGCAGTATTACTAATTTTTTTAATACCGGTAGGAACTGCAACGTATAATAGAAATACAGTATGGAGAACAGCAGAAGAATTTTGGCATGATATAGTAAAAAAAGCACCATTAAAAGCCAGAGGACACAATAATTACGGAGTTGCACTTTCTGAATGCGGCAAAGTTGATAAAGCCATAAAACATTATCAAAAAGCAATATCTTTGGATAGGTATTATTCGGATCCATTAAGTAATATTGCCGTTGCTTATTCAATGAAAAATGAAATAGATAAAGCAATAGAAGCGCTAAATATGGCTTTATTAATTAACCCAAATTATCCTGAAGCATACAATAATATTGGGACACTATATTTGAGTAAAAAAGATTATGTTAAATCTGAAGAATTTTTAAATAAAGCAATAGAACTTCGTCCATATTATGGCAAAGCATACTATAACAAAGGCCGGCTTTACATGGAAAAATCTGATGAACAAACAGCTTGGACATTTTTTAAAAAAGCAACAGAAGGCGATCTTGATACACCCGAAGGGTTTTTCACACTAGGACAATTAAGTATAAGATTGCAAAAATATGAAGATGCTGCATATGCTTTTGAAAAAATAATATCACTTGGCGTAAAAGAACAAGCCGTTCAATTTAACCTTGCAAACTCTTATTACATGTTAAAAAGATTTGATGAAGCTGAAAAGATATATGCAAGTTTGGTATCTGAAAATCCTGTCGATGGAAGATATGCATATAATTTGGCAGAAACTTATTTATCAAAAAAAGAATTTGAAAAAGCTTTAGTTGTATTTCAAAAAGTGTTATCTATGCCAAACGCTCCGGGTCAAGCACATTTACGTGCCGTAGCATGCCTTGAAAGTTTAAACAGAACGGCAGAAGTTGATAAATATCTTGAAGAGTTATTAAAAGCACAAGCACCCGATGATTTTAAGCAAGCTATAAGAAATCAAAAAGCCCAGATTGAATTGCAAAGAACTATAAAATCAGGAAATGGTAGTATTAAAATGGGTGATTTGAAAAATATATTGGCACAAGCAAAACCGAAAGATGAAAAAGAGAATAAAACAAATAAAAAAGCTTAATTTGTTATTTGGAGTATTAATATGAGTACAAAAATCTCATTAACACAAAAAATTTTTACACCAATAATACTTTCAATAATTACTTTTTTATTTTATTTATCAACATTAAAATTTCCTTTTATTTATGACGATATGCCAACGATAATTGAAAATTTTCATATAATAAAAGGAAATTTTTTGCACGGAATATTTTTTGCATATTCAAGGTGGATTTCCAGATTTTTACATTCAGTAATCTATAAATTTTACGGAGAAAATCCAACAGCGTTCAGAATCTTTAATTTAACCTTACACATAACAATTGGAATTATAATTTTTTTCATATTAATAAAACTTTTATCCAACCTAAACCAAGATTCTTTTTTGAAAAAAAATTGTTATTTAATAAGTACTTTTTCAAGTTTATTATTTTTGTTACATCCGGCACAAACTCAAACGGTAACCTATATTACACAAATGAGCCTGGAAGGCCTGGTTTTATTTTTTGTTGTATTAACAGCCATATTGTTTATTTATGCTGCATATCAAAAAAATAAATACCTAAAATATTTTTTATATTTTCTAGCCATTATTAGTGCAATATTTTCTGCCGGTACAAAAGAGATTGTAATTACATTGCCGTTTTTAATTTTATTAATTGATATATCTTTTATTGCCCAGGGTAATTTAAAAAATTTAAAACATAGAATTCCGGTTCATGCATTAATTTTTATATCTGTATTTGGAACACTTTATCAATTGGGTTTTAAACCGGTTCAATTTTCAACACAAATAATTAAAAATCCAATTTCAAATAACAGAGGGAATATTTTAACCGAATCACACGGTCAAAAAATAGAATCCGGCAATTATTTTATTTCTCAATTTAAGGTTTTATTACATTACATGAGAATATATGTAATTCCAAAACCATTGGCCTTTGACTATGGATATGTACTTACAAAAAATATATATCAACCTGATTTCATATACCCGTTTATTGCTATTGTATTAATAATTTTACTTGCATTAATAGCTTTTATAAAAAATCAGGCAAATTTTTTTAGTTTTGGTATAGCTTGGTTTTTTATAGGTGTTCTTCCAAGGGCTTCATTTATTCCATCAACGGAACTTGTTTGTGATTACAAAACATATATTTCAAGTTTCGGAATAATATTTTTACTTGCCGTTATATTATTTTATTTACTCGAAAAAGCAGCCAGTTACATAAAAAATTTTGTAATTTTTGAAAAGCATATTGTACATTACACTTTATTATTTTTTTTAATAATAATTTCCGGTTTTTCAAGTAAATTTCAAAATAAAATTTGGCAAAATGAACTTTCTTATTGGCAACATGCTGTAAAAAATGCACCAAATAAAGCAAATTTATGGAACAATTATGGCGTAGCGCTTTCGGATGCAAAAAGAATTGATGAAGCTATAGAAGTTTACAAAAAAGCTTGTGTTATAGATCCAAATTATGCAGAGCCCATAATCAATCTTGCTTTTCACTATCAGGCAAAAAATCAATATGATCTGGCTATGGAACAATATGCCAAAGCAATAAATATGAGTGAATTCCATCCTGAAATGTATCTTAATTTGGGATCATTACATCTTATTAAAAAAAATTACAAAGAAGCTGAAATCTGTTTTGATCTTGCACTTAAACACAGACCTTATTACAGCCGAGCCCATTTTAATAAAGGCTTTATGTACGAACAACAAAATATGCTTGAGCTTGCTTTTGATTCTTATGAAAAGGCTTTAATTGGAAATTATCAAACATTACAATTTTACTATCAACATGCAAAAATGGCTTTAAAATTAAATAAACTTGATGAGGCCATAAAAAGCTTTGAAACTATAAAAGCACAAGATTCAAACTTTTTAGACACTTTAACGCAACTGGCTAATATTTATTATTTAAAAAGAGATTATAAAAATGCTACAAATAATTTTGAGCTTATTTATAAAAAAGATACAAACAATTTAGTTGCGGCATATAATTTGGCGCAAGCATTGATTAATTTACGTGATTTTAAAACGGCATTGCCATTATTTAAACAATGTGAACATGACGTACAAACCTTTCCATATGCAAAGCTACACATAGCCAAATGTTTAATCGAGACAAATAATAAACAAGAATCTTTAAAAGTTCTTAACGACTTAATTTCAAACCCACCACATTTGGGGGTTAAAAATGATGCTGTTGGGTTGCTCAAAGAAATAGCGGTCTAAAACAAAACACGGTGTTTTGCAGGCACCGTGTTTTGTTGATTTTATCTGTGAATATTTAATTTTTTTTAGAAGCTAATTTTTTGTTTTTTTTCTGGAGTATACCAGAATAGATGTCGCACTTCATTCTAGAATTTTTCTTCTTCTTTATTTTTTAGCTCATTTATCTCTTTAATATATTTATAAACATCTTTATCAGCAATTAATGTATCATAGGATATTTCTTTATATTCACAGGTTGAACCTTTCCATGCTTTATATTCAAATGTTTTTGTCTTACCTGCAAGCCATTTATTATAGGCAGTAATGAAATCATATTCATCATCTTTAATCATTTCTTTAAATGCATCTTTAAACCTGTTGATCTTTGAAATCGCCTTATTTTTAATAGTATCGTTATATGTGTTATATTTTTCTATATCGTTAATCATACTATTGCAAATATCCTCAAAATTAATCTTTTCATAGGTAAAATATTCACTTTGATACGTATTAAAATTTTTGGCATCTTTTTTAGTTTTAATACCCAAAATATTTGTCCAACTAAAGAGATTTTTTTTAGCAACACAAAGATACGACAAACCTCTTTGCACATTTCCTTCAATTTCATCCGCTAATTGTGGATTATAATAATTTTTTAAAAAAGCCCCTAAAATTGGCAATAAGACAAAAGCTATACCCTTTTTTGAAACAATTTTACAATTTTTTGTATCAATAGATCTTGCCAATATTTTAAAAATTACTGAAATATCAGCATAGGAAAGACCACTAAACTCTTTTCTTAAAAATTCAGCCATATTTTTTAAACTATAATTCATACCTTCAAAAACATCAATTTTTGTTTCTTGATCAATAACTTTAGAACTCAAAATACCATAACCGTTAAAAACATTCGCTCCATAAGAGACATATGAAATTTTTGATTGCAAAGGAAATGTAAGTTTATCTACAATAGAAAATGTAGAATCCATCAAAAATAAAACATTTTTAAGCCAAATTAAAAACGTTTGTAATTTAATCCCTTTAAGATTCAGTGCCGGAGTTATATCAATATCATCTGAAAACTCTGATACAACATTTTTATTCTTAAATAAACTATAAATATCGTACGCCAATATACCTCTAGATGTAATATCAGGCTTTAAAAGACAATCAATGGCATCGAGTACTAAATAACTTTTCCAAGCTATATTAAAGCCTTTTTGATTTTCACCTCTATAAAATTTATCTGAATATACTGCAGCAAAGAATCTTGCTACATCGGCTCCAATAAGTCCCAAATCAATATAATCAGCAACACTTAATCCTTGCGAATCATAACTTGATTTTTGTAATGCAAAAGCAGATTGGCTTGTAAATAGAATAAACATCATTGTAGTTAAAATTTTTTTTACACTTTTCATAAATATCCTATTTAATAAAATAAAAAATTAATTTTTCACAAAAATAAGAATATTTTTAATCAAAATAAATCTAATAGTCAAATTATAAATATGAATTAATGTATTTTGAGTTAAATTTATAACTTTTGATTTAACAAAATTTTTTAAAATTGACCAACAAACAAATTATCGTTAATATGTTTTCTTTATAATGCTTAACCTTTATATTTCTTCTTTTTTATATTTAGTACGCAACTCATTCAATATTTGATTATTAATTTTTACAAAAAAACGCCTTACCTCAATATCCTCAACCAATCTTCTATTAAACGCACCACCATCCAAATATTCTTTTACCGAATTTAGAGCAGCAAATGCTTTTGTTGCAATAAGTTTATCTTCTTTTTTGACCTTATCGGGATGTATTTTGAGTGTGAGATATTTTATCTTTTTATTAATAATTTCTTTACTTGAATCATCCGGTAAGTTAAGTATAAGTCTATAGACATCCAATAATGTTAACAATCGCGCTTGTTTAATTAAAGAGTCATTTTCATTTGATGTATTATATGTTTTTTTATTATCATAATTATTATTAAATTTATTTTTATTAAAAAAGTATTTCCAATAAGATGCCGTACTTAAAACAAAAATGACACTTTCCATAAAAGCTGCAACTAAATTAACATTATAAGATTCAACATCTACACATCTTGATAACGTATTAATAAACGAACCTGTAAATGCCAACATTTTTTCATCTTGCCTTTCTTTTTCAGAAAGTTCAGCAAGAAAAAAAAACATATCTGTAACAAGTAGCAATTTTTTGATAACTTTAATCATATCCTTTTTATTTTGAGATATATCTTTTTTTAAATCTTCTCTTTTTTCTAAACTATCTTTATCATTTTGATTCAAATTATTTATTTCTCTATCAAACTGATCTATTAGAAAAAAGATGCTGTTATTTAATAAAATTCCAATTTCCAATAGTGAACCATGGGTTAATCTAACACCAGATACAACTGAATCTAAAAAGAGATAAAACATTTTTGTTTTTTTAAAGCTCGCCTTTTTTGTTTCATTTTCATCTGCAAATTCAATATAATTTGCCAGGTAAAATCTTGCCAGAGAAATTGCAAAAAGACCAAGAGCAACCGAAATTTTTACATTTCTTTGATCCAACGAAATATTGGTTTTAATTTCTCGTGTCGGAAATAAACCCAAAATAAGTAATAAAATCAATGATTTAAATAGCTTCATAAAAACTTTTCATTAAAAACTTAGATTCTGTGTAATTTTATTTAGTTTATTGAATATTTCAATAAAATCATAATTTGACTAATAAGCCACTTTTGTTAACTTATATCTTTATTTTGAGGGGTTTTTAAATAGGAAAACATCATATGCATTTTTTGCATTTTAGCAGAAAAAAATTAGCATTATTTTTATTTTTTATCTTTTTTGCAACAAGTTTTTGTTTGATAAATGCACAAAACGAATATTCAGACGAAATAAAAAATGTTGAATCTGAAATAAAGGGCATGAGTGCATTTATTTCAGCATTTCAAAAAAACTACAATGATTTAACAAAAGGTATAGAAGAAGAATATAAAAGCTATAAAGAAGATAATTCTGAATCAATTTTTTCAAAATTAAATAATTTTAGAAGTAAACAATTAGGTGAATTCAGTATTTATGAATTTAAAATAGAATTACACAAAATTGTTGATTTTTTAGCAGAATTGGCGGGAAATACTAAAGAAGCAAAACTTACAGAAAGAGAAATTGAACAGGTAACATTCTTCAGACCACTAAAAATAGGTCTTTATGGTGATGACATAATAAGATTATTTTTTATTATTGCAGATATTATAAACGATAGATTATTTTTTAAAGAATTTAACAACATATATGCAGATTTGGAAATAAAACAAATCGTTGAGAATAATGATCAAATATGTGAATTAATAGATGAAACTGAAATAGATGATACAAAAAAATTAAAAAAAAATTTAACCCAATATTTTGAAAAAAGTAAAAAAATTAAGCTATTAACAATGCTAAAGCAAAATCCAATGGCAATAGTTAGATATTTTTCATTTGCCGAAGCAATAAGATTAATAAAAGACAAAATTTATCACGATAGATATGTAAATTACGATGATTTGTTGCATCCCGATTTTAAAAATTTCAATATTAATCTTTTTAGAAATCCAATAATAGCATTTATCTTTAAAGAACCAATACAAGTCTCTTCTTTAGTTGAATTCTTTATAAATAGACCATCATTTAGAAATCAAGGGTTGTTAATCGAAGCAAAAAGCATGTTAAATATTGTCGCATTTTTATATCAAATAACAAAGCCTGAAAAAACTACTACTCCAAAAGCATTTGATGCCATATCAGACGTTTTGGGCACATACTATTTTACATTCGCAAAAGAACTATTTCTCTTTAATTCCGTGATAAAAAATTTTGATAGATTTTATACCGAAAAAAAAGTTGAATATATTGGTAATAATATATATGAATTTATCAATTTAATAGGTGAATATAATAAATTATCAAAATTATACCCACAAAAAACTAAGCAAAATTATCAGCTTTTTATTGATGTGGAAAATAAGATAAAAAGCTTTTTTTCCAATGCACATAAAATATCTTTTTATAGTTGGTTAAAAACAAAAAATTCTGTTTATTATGCAAAAGATCAGCAAATAAATTTTTTAATAATGTTACCGGCATATATTTTATTGATAAAAAATATATATGATACGTACAAATTATACTTTGGAGACAATTATGCAACATAAAATATCAAAGCTATTAATCACCATTATTTTTTTAAACTTTTTCACACCACCAACTCAGTCTATGAACATTGGAAATATACCAATGAGTGAAAATGATAAAAAGAAAGTTGAAGACCTTAGTGATTTTTTCAAAACTATTGGAAAACTTTTTGGTGTTGGAAAAAAAGATGATGACGATTCAGAATCAGACGAAAAGCCAAGCGTTCTGGGTGAACTTTTAACAAAACATCAAGATAAAATTGAAAAAATAGGTAAAGGTTTTGCAGATTTTGGAGAAAAAATAGCCAAAGATATAGATAACACAATAGAAGAAAATACAAAAAGCTTAAATGAGCAAATAACAGAAGTAGACAAGAAAATACGTGAAGCACAATATGGGAACTCAAAAGAAAAGCCGTACTTAAAAATAGAAGTTAAAGATGGTTACTGGAAATATCGTACTGAGTTTATGGAAAGCCATGAAGTAATAGAATCTTATATTAAAAGTTTGCAAGAAGAAAAAGAACGGCTTTTAG comes from Candidatus Dependentiae bacterium and encodes:
- a CDS encoding tetratricopeptide repeat protein, translating into MKNKNLFNFIQKHISAAILTITTFLFYYPSLKYPFQFDDLANITKKFAIRNDNPLTRFFCSRWIVDWLNRINYEMDRFNPFYYRLFNLFIHITAGILLFYLLLTLLNKLEKTSFFYKNSILIAFATSGLFLLHPVQTQTVSYIIQGRLEGLASMLILANLLILVNALLTNNKILKTALFILSAVISILSFGSKEIIVITPILLFLCDWFFISKSNWSDFKTRIFYHLGFAAFFYLFYFSKYMDFSFFTRAVSLKMVTANNRGNILTNHAQDVIKPLEFLISEFKVILHYLWIFIVPFGISVEYDWKLSTGFFSADSFFPFLVLFAIVIFIIYSIINKKNSLLVFGLSWFFITIAPRTTIIPSPELLCDYKTYLASIGWLFLLASALVYVAIFIASQIRNIKVQFLQFAQIAVLLIFLIPVGTATYNRNTVWRTAEEFWHDIVKKAPLKARGHNNYGVALSECGKVDKAIKHYQKAISLDRYYSDPLSNIAVAYSMKNEIDKAIEALNMALLINPNYPEAYNNIGTLYLSKKDYVKSEEFLNKAIELRPYYGKAYYNKGRLYMEKSDEQTAWTFFKKATEGDLDTPEGFFTLGQLSIRLQKYEDAAYAFEKIISLGVKEQAVQFNLANSYYMLKRFDEAEKIYASLVSENPVDGRYAYNLAETYLSKKEFEKALVVFQKVLSMPNAPGQAHLRAVACLESLNRTAEVDKYLEELLKAQAPDDFKQAIRNQKAQIELQRTIKSGNGSIKMGDLKNILAQAKPKDEKENKTNKKA
- a CDS encoding tetratricopeptide repeat protein, with the translated sequence MSTKISLTQKIFTPIILSIITFLFYLSTLKFPFIYDDMPTIIENFHIIKGNFLHGIFFAYSRWISRFLHSVIYKFYGENPTAFRIFNLTLHITIGIIIFFILIKLLSNLNQDSFLKKNCYLISTFSSLLFLLHPAQTQTVTYITQMSLEGLVLFFVVLTAILFIYAAYQKNKYLKYFLYFLAIISAIFSAGTKEIVITLPFLILLIDISFIAQGNLKNLKHRIPVHALIFISVFGTLYQLGFKPVQFSTQIIKNPISNNRGNILTESHGQKIESGNYFISQFKVLLHYMRIYVIPKPLAFDYGYVLTKNIYQPDFIYPFIAIVLIILLALIAFIKNQANFFSFGIAWFFIGVLPRASFIPSTELVCDYKTYISSFGIIFLLAVILFYLLEKAASYIKNFVIFEKHIVHYTLLFFLIIISGFSSKFQNKIWQNELSYWQHAVKNAPNKANLWNNYGVALSDAKRIDEAIEVYKKACVIDPNYAEPIINLAFHYQAKNQYDLAMEQYAKAINMSEFHPEMYLNLGSLHLIKKNYKEAEICFDLALKHRPYYSRAHFNKGFMYEQQNMLELAFDSYEKALIGNYQTLQFYYQHAKMALKLNKLDEAIKSFETIKAQDSNFLDTLTQLANIYYLKRDYKNATNNFELIYKKDTNNLVAAYNLAQALINLRDFKTALPLFKQCEHDVQTFPYAKLHIAKCLIETNNKQESLKVLNDLISNPPHLGVKNDAVGLLKEIAV
- a CDS encoding J domain-containing protein, producing the protein MKLFKSLILLLILGLFPTREIKTNISLDQRNVKISVALGLFAISLARFYLANYIEFADENETKKASFKKTKMFYLFLDSVVSGVRLTHGSLLEIGILLNNSIFFLIDQFDREINNLNQNDKDSLEKREDLKKDISQNKKDMIKVIKKLLLVTDMFFFLAELSEKERQDEKMLAFTGSFINTLSRCVDVESYNVNLVAAFMESVIFVLSTASYWKYFFNKNKFNNNYDNKKTYNTSNENDSLIKQARLLTLLDVYRLILNLPDDSSKEIINKKIKYLTLKIHPDKVKKEDKLIATKAFAALNSVKEYLDGGAFNRRLVEDIEVRRFFVKINNQILNELRTKYKKEEI